TTTGTACCATCATCTCTGCAATGTGAAGAATGTTTCTTAcctttttgaaaaatatctgggGCATTGTATTTTGTATGCAAGGCTGAGTATACTACACTATCACATACAAGTTCAGGGATTAACTTAATAAGAATATTAAGTTATAAAAGTTGCCAATAATATAACACCTATTAACAGCCTTCTTCTACATGAGGGATTACGTTGATAACTTTAATATCATCAAAGTGGAGGAAAGCAGGAAAAGGAGAATTACAGCAAGAAGATACAGGATAGCATTTcgtcattttacatttacacaaagtAAGAAATTGCTGAATCGACTATAAGAGCTGTTGTGAAAACTTACCGCCTGTGTGGCGCAACACAGCGTCACTTCCCTCCCCCATGTCTGGTTCCCTTTGCAGCATGTGCTAAACCAGGACTCAGCGTTATTGACGGCGGTGGCCTTTCGCCTCTGCTTGCCAAAACCAGAGGCAGGAAAGTACGAGTCTGGGTAGCGAGGGCGACGGTCTCCATGGAGACAGATGGCTTGGAGATTGTCGGAGGTTGGACGGCTGAGGGGAAACTGAACAGGAAAGTCCAGCGCGACAGGGCTACCAAAAGAGCGGGGCCCAATACCTGGTTGCTCTGGGGGCGAAGGACAGGAATCATACAATTAATTGATacttttacagcagcaggtggtACAAAGTAAATGGAAATGCAAAAGAAagcaaggaaaataaatacatacgTCCTCTTGGTGTCAAAACTCCTGGTTTGGCACCCCCTGACAGAATAAAGGCATTATTATGTAAGATAAGTAACTGAAAGCAATAGCCAGATCGATCGATCGATAGCTAGATCGATCGATAGATCGATAGAtcgatagatagatagatagatagatagatagatagatagatagaagcTTACCTCTCTCACTAAGGGTATCAAACTGTTCTGGTGGATCCACCATTCTCTGCTCTATGGGAAAATATATAAACcaagaaaataagaaacattTGTTAGGACACCCGGGGCTGTATGACTCATTACTGGCCAAATTATGTGAGCAGTCAAAGTGACTAATGTTTCATGAGGACATGCAGCTATGTCGTTATGTCAAAACAAGGACATGACAGAAGAAGCAAAGACAGACAGCACCTATGGGACCTAAGAGTTCTGTCCAGTCAATCTCTCTCTGCATCATATCTGGTGCGCCCATCTCTGAAAGACACagattgatttttaaaaacaattctTTACAAAGAGGATATACTGATGTCTTCTTACAGAAAGTCACCAGATAGACAGAAAGacatatgtgtgtatactgtatttctCTACTTGAACCTGACCTAGATGAAATATACTTATGAGTGGCCTATGCATAACTTGTTTTCAAAGGCAAAGTTGTTCTTGCCGTGACAAGAAAACTGAACTCCATGAGTTGAATCAGCGGAGTAGTCCTTAAACCTCAGTCTCAAACTCGAGTCCTAACCCTAAAAATAGCCTCTTGAAGTAGAGAGAGCTGGCCAAATGCCACTCTGAACATTTGAGATTCTGACTGGTCTTGGTATTGCACTCATACGTGAATATACACACCTTTTTGGTGAAGGTCAAAAGTGATCTCACGTTGCTCATAGTTGCTCTCATCTGGAAAATTGTccacaaacaaagagagagtgTCACAGAAATCCAGACAAAGTTATGCAACTCCTGCACTCTTTTTTTCAGTATAATGTACAAACTATACTGAGAGACagccagtgatggaagaagaaTTGAGATTTTAAGTAATAGTCAAAATAATCCTGggtaaaaatactcaattacaaGTAAGGGATAAAGTATTCTAAGAAAAATATACTCAAAGCAGTGGCAATACCAAAGCAATGGTAGAAAACTACTCGTTCTGCAGCCAGAAAGGCTACTGTCAGTGTTGCGTTATCAAACATTACTGATAATATATTTTGACTTTAACGTTTCTGGTTAAGTTTCAGCTATTTTCGTATAATTAAGTAGTCATTGTTATCAAATGCAGAAAGTAAGTATTTACCTCTGAAGTGTAAAGAGGTTGAAGTGGTACTatttaaagaaaagaacaaacatCTGAAGATTGTTCTTAGTTACTTTTTAAGACTTATTTAAAAGTGCCGTAGAGtgtgtttaatgtcagtgtgttCACAGGCAAAATACACGCACTTACAGCTGTAACAGTTCAGACGAACAAAAATGGAGCCCGGTCTGATGGCCAAGaagcaaacacaacaaattcTGGCATTATACCAACAAcaaaaaggagataaaaacaacaatactAACCCCTGGATGCTGAGCTCAGTAAAACCAAGAGCGACACCGTGGAGCAGACTAAAGCCCAAAACGAACCCATTGCAAAAACTTGTTCGTTCCTGTCCTGGAGTGTttttgctgctgtctgtctgtctgtctgtcctggcacagagagcagaggccgTCCAGGAAAACACGCTCAGCGGGGCAGCGCACAGACGGGCCCGTTAATTGGTCCAACAGAGGCTGCCGTGCTGTCCGTCTGCGAGAGAGCGAAACCTCGCAGCCGGGCAAACGGATTTTATGGTTGTTGTGGGGTTTcaagagggggagagatgagGCGGAGTgtgggaagagaaggagggagtgaAGTTTTTCTACATGACTCATAAGCGATCCGTTCGGATCCTGGGTGCTGGTCGATCGGAAATTACGAGCTCGTCTCCTGTAAAAGGTCACCGAGCCTGAACGCACGAACGTGATTCATATCTTGAGTGTTATTTTGATTCAGGGTGGTTGTTACTTCTAAGCAGTTCGCTCGTCACTCATTACCCCGCCATTATACGGAGCTATTAATTATCACCTGTTGGCTGATCCCAGCCAATCAGCAGTTCCTGCTGAAACAGGTACTTTTGCCACACAGGTGATTAGAagataattattgttattttgtacAGCAGTATGATTCTTATGAAATATATGTCTAACagtaaatattcattaaaatacatttctttgtgAGTATTGTTACATACAATATCCAAtctcaaaaactgaaatctaaTCTATTCATCAGAGTTGTTCAGTcaagattatgtttttttttcttccaggatTAAACCATCAAAATTCTACCTTTTACCATTAATCAGATGTTTACTTGGCCTTAAAGTCAGTATAGTTGTTGACTGTCTTTACATGCATTtctatgataataaaaaaactTCACAGCTTCACAGTTCCTGTATTTATACAGATGATTGATACTTGTAGTGTAGCTTTACCAAACTGTGCTATAGTGTGTAGAACTGTATTGTGCTTCTGTAAAGACAGTAAAGagatacatttaaaacatgtattaaatacaattaaaatcaaagcagcagggCCAGAGATGTTCTGTCTCAAGTAGAGGCCAAGAAAAGACaggatcctacatttcccacaatgcaactcaattTCATATCTACCTAGCTACCTGCTCAGTAAATTCCTATTTCTTTTGAACTTCATGTTTATCACACAGAGTTTCtgtgtgataaaaaaaaaaaagtcttaactCAAACCAGggttgtttttcagatttagaAAGGTTGAATTGTAGGTTATTCTCAATGATGGGTAAAGTGAACTTGAGCTGTAAAATCAGGGGAGTGctcttttaaatatttttttgataGCTGggattttgttttaatgaaaaaactgaaaaaatagtCTCAACAGGATGAAGAGGGTGTGTATATTTGAATACTTAACAATTAGTGCATGTCGGTGTCAAGATTAATGCTGTGATTGTTACCGCAGTATTACTTTTGTTCTTTGCAGCCACCATGTTTgttcacagagaaagagagagattaaaagCCTTTAAGCTCTTGTTATCACAGAGAGTTATTATGGTCTCAAAGATTCCAGTCTGAAAAACTGAGTGTGACCCCTACACAACCCcgtgttaaaaaaataaagacaaatcaGTCCAGAGAAGACCTCCCTGTGAAGGCTTATTCTGCAGCTTAATGAATCTCCACGGTTTGCTCTCTTTAGGCCACAGTTTAAAGCGGAGAGATTATCCTGCTTTTGCTGCTCTGCCCACAGCTCTTTCCCATCATATACAGGAGATATCTGGATCAGAGTTTTCGGATGTTGTCGTTAGTGGTGGCAAGAGATGGGAGTCCGGAAACTGTACTGAAGTGTTTTCCCCAGAAAGGTCAGAAAGCAAAGAATAGCAAACAAACTGGAGCAGGGCTGAGATGACTCCCTCTCATACTCATTGTCTACTGGAAAAAGACATCAGCAATTTGTCATGAAAGTACTGAGGCAATCAAATTCAACACGGTTCTCACTGTAAGGTTGTAACACTGATGACAACTGGTTTTCTGGTCAAAATATATGCGTGAGCCAACAGTATAGACTGCTGTGTGATTGTTTGTTTACGCCATTGTGTAAACCCAAGTTTTTGGCTGCTTTCCTCTTACTCTTAGGAGTAAAAATCGGGTGAGGTCTAGTTTATGTGTTGCATAGTGAACTTTAGATATTCAAAACAGTATTAATGTAGTGCAGTGGTGAAAAAATGGCAGTTAAGTGAAAGGAAAGTTGTCCAttacagaacattacagaaggAAGTGTTTACCTTATGTCTTtccaaaccaaactgaaaaatgaaagtaaaagtcATTGTATATGAAAGTTGTTTAGACAGTTCTGcacacagaaagagatgaaaaaaatagCTTTGTAGCATGGGTGGAGATACTTCTGACATAAGATCTTTGTGGCTTTTTGCAGGCAAAAGTCTCATTTACCACATCCAACTGACTCACTGGTCTTTAATTTGCTTCCTCTTTACTTGGTTAGCAACAGTTTTTGTCTATGACAACCTGATGACAACTTTCCACAGGCTAATAAGTGTGCTCTTCGGTCACTCGCAATGACTAATATTTCCTTTGTGTTAAATGCTGCAGCTGCAACTCTACAGTATGATGCTGTACGTCAGTATATTAccaaaaatgataaataatgcCTATCACTTCAGTCTGCTATGAATAAACCATGGTTTCTGTAATCCTAATAAGTAAAAGATAACAGAATTGTGTTTCCTGAACATTAAACAACTGTTTATATTACACAGCTTTataacacagagacaaataaagTCACCACATCTACTTGGTGTCACAGCCTCAGCAGTTTATTAGAAGATTTACATGGACTTATCTTCATTATAATTTCAGCTGTTCCAGAAACAGAAAGGACTACAATCAGGACATACAGTACTTAATGCTGAAACCTCTCATCACTGCCTCTTCACTCGTGGCTTTGTTCAAAGATAtgtagagaaaacaaaacatatgcaAGTCagtctggggaaaaaaaggaaaggtttgcacacagaggaagagacttCTACAGCATCTCCATATGTTGAATTGAATAGTTTTTCTACATTTAATGCAACATCTTTTCAAAGCTTGAAAGATACAAAAGCCAGTACGGATTCATTCAAACACAGAGGGATAAAAATATTAGAGGTACTGCTGCTTTGTTGGACTTATTAGTCAATCTGTGACAACATCAACCTGAGGAGAAACACTTCTCTAGAGTCCTATAGATACAaagaagtgtttgttttttggtgggCGTGTTAGCATTGAGTATGATATTGtcacattcagaaaaaaaacaggcagtaGTTTTCTgactgaggaagagaaaagggacGAATCTGAACTCTTccaatttttcacattttctagGGAATACTTGCTCTGCCATGTATTTACCTTCAAATATCAAACATTACTTCACAAACAGCGTAATTCAATGACGATGCTGAACTGATGCCAATCAATCTAGGAGCTCTGACCTGATGTGGGCACAGCCTATTTTCAAGTCTCCTGTCGGTAGTATCAGAATATCATTTCACAAAGATAAAACTTTCTCTGCTTCCCCCATGTGTGCTGTtgcttctctgagtctctgccATTAGGCTCCCACGTTTGGATTAAAGCAATGCTGCAGCCAAAACTGAATCTTTAGAGGCTTAAATACTGAGTATGAGCAGGTGGATCTGTTTCTATTGCGCAAGCTAATGTATGTGGTTACTAACAAGCAACAAGAGGATCGTGCCTTAGAAGTAGAGCAGTGAACTAATTTATCCAGATATGGacacactgaacacatgaaTATACAGCTGAGTGGGTTGTGTAACATAATGTTGTGAAACATTTGTAAGTGTATTGCAAAagtatattgttattttttattactttatgtttttaaatttacttCTCAAGGAGGGGAGCCGCATGATAGTGTATGCTTCTTGGCTTTTTGGCTTAGCCACCAAATTTGTTGTCAATGTATTAttctttctttgtattttaatgtaacattttatattctatctttatatttcagaatgtgcaaaacaaataaacttgaACTGGAGCCTTCTGTGACTCAAAGCTGACTACGACTGATGACGTCCACAAAAGAATAAGCAAATTTTcctacatgttttatattttaaagacagattttgTGAGGACCACCACTTTAAGTTTTAATTGACAATGCTGCCACTCTCCTGCCTCTTTgaatctctctgtctgtaactGGACAGAATCACACTAGCACAtcctgagagaaaatgaatccTGTACCCCACTGACAATGTAGCATCAAAGAACAACAAAACGCACGTTTCCCTGGAATAATCAAAATAGTTTTAAGCTATCAAAATACTGAAATTCATGTTTGACATAATCTACCAAATCAAAGCTCTGCTGGAAGTCATGTAATACTTAACACACTATGATTACTGTGcttttctcatttaatttcattattagAAAAATAGATTCTGTCAGTGATAAAAcaatgtgtgtctatgtatgtatgtatgtgtgtttgtgtgtgtgtgtctttgcataTTCTAGTGAATCTTCAGTGAGTGGTCCCCGgcagcagctctgcctcagAGGCAAACAGCTCTTTGTAGAGTGGAGGGAACAGAGAGTGAGCAGTGAGAGGGTAACGCTGACTGAACCAGCGCAGCTTCTCCATGTGAAGACTGCACAGCGAACGCAACACTGCCATCCTCTGGTACAGCTGCAGGAAGGATACAGACACGTTTAGATGTCTATGCATACATTCATGTAGACGAAAGATGAATACGTTTGCCTTTTAATCAGTCAGCCTTTAAACGagtaaacagaaaatatctgcGCTATACTGAAACATTTACCTTGTGCATTAGACTGTCTTGGTTATCTCGGTGTAGAATGTGTGTGAGTCCCATCTCCACGCTTCTTTGCACCCGCTGAACCTTGCCCCTATCCTCCAGACAAGGACGGTCTGAacggacaaaaacaaaagcaaatgagGGATTTTTTTACAAGACTACACTGTGGTGAAGATTCACACTAATCAGTGTGAATAGTAATGGTCCACTGTACAATTTTCAAATATTACGTTATGTCTAATAACAACCACTGGGGGGCATTCTGTGGGAATGAGTGAGACACTGTTGAAAAGTCAACTCCTATTAGTTAACTAATCTTCCCCCATATgccattgttgcatttgtcAAAACAGATGAAGGAAACCTGCAAATCCAAAAGTTCTGGGGCTAAATAATGGCTATGATGGGATGACCAGATTTAGATGATAGATTCAGATGCCTCCTGATGAGGAGTGTTAAACCTGCGTTTTCCAACTTTTTTAAGTTTCAAAACCAAAGAATAAAATGCAACATGGGTGAGAGATAGATGAGTTGATCTCACCTGCGTTGATCAGCACCAGAGCACTGAAGAGAGCGATCTGCTGCTCGGTGAGCTTCAGAGCACACATATCATGAGCAAAGTCAAACACTGCTGTGATCAAGTCACCACATGCTGCAAGAGAAGACACCACAGAGCACTGATAAACCACCACAGTTATGTACTGTTCTCATCGCATGAATGGTTTCAGGTCTGCCGCTGTGCTTCAGGCAGGATCAATGTGTAGAGGAATGCTCACCCAGAGACTTGAAGAGTTCAACTCCAGCAAATTTCCCATCAAAGAAGAcggtgttgttttctgtgttgaagAACCGACTCATCCTGACCAGAACCACCTCCATGGAGCCTGtgtgatgaagagaagaaaacaaaaacaatagtAAGAGATTCAAGGCATTCTAGATTGTGATTCGAGTTTACGGCCCTTTCTTGTAAGTGACAGGCAACCTCACCCGTCTTGAGTAGCGCAATCTGGTCGTTCTGGCTGAGCATGCGGAAGCCTGGGATGTGTTTCGCAAACTCCACCACATACTGCACGGCATCAGTCAGTCGAATGGCACAATGCTGCCACATCTCATCCACTGactgagagcaggacagagggaaaaaaggaagggaGAAGCATAACAGTAGCATGAGTTTATTTCTAAGGGATCCTTTTGCAACATAACATTTAAATCAATCAGAGCGGGCTCATATTTTCACTTCTCCCACACAGAGTCCCTTCTCACACCAAACCATTCGATCTACCGCTCTTTCTTCTAACTTAACATATGAAGTTTCCATATTTCAcctctttatttactgtaattaaaCATCATGGCATACAGCCCATGACATATATTATGATATAATATGCTATAATATCATTAAGGTTAAATTGAGCTTAGACTTTGCGTGTgatcaaagaggaagaagaggagggggaaaatGATGAAACAAGTTTCAGTTTGATTCATCAAACAGAAAAGTAGCATctgaaatgacatattttgtcTTGGGAGTGTATGAAAAAGGTCACAGAAATGCAAGACAGTGTCTAAGAAtcccccccacaccccaccccacacacacaatttattttttttttttaaattacatattaaataaaataacagtagAGGAAACAGTAATCAGTTTGGTATACTTTGCTCTGGTAGGCCTGGTACTCCTCTCTGCTGAACACCTTCCATTTGAGCGCCTGGAGCTCCTCCACTCTGTACTGGCTGGTCTCTCGGTGGGAGCGCACAATGCTGGCACACAGCTCGTCTGAGAAGCAGCAGAAGCACTCATTAATATTACGGATACCTCACACTTTGATGCACATGTTAGCCCGCCATGCTGTTTGCTCACCTATGTTTCGCAGGGAGTGAGGGTACATGCTGTAAGGGTCCTCCAGATGGTTGTAGGGATGAATCCCCATCAGATCATGAGATGGCTGCCTGGAGTCAAATGCTGACATGAAGAATATAGAAATATGAGGAATAAACAGAGGGTGGAGGGAACTGAATACGGTGGAGTGTGTTCACACATCAGTGCCTCACCTCTCATGTCAGGATGTCCACTGTTGTCCCCCCTCCCCTGGGATCTCGACGTGGGAGAGACACCGGAGCCGCGGTAGATCATTCCCTGCACCTGCGACTCGTT
The window above is part of the Lates calcarifer isolate ASB-BC8 linkage group LG15, TLL_Latcal_v3, whole genome shotgun sequence genome. Proteins encoded here:
- the rorc gene encoding nuclear receptor ROR-alpha A isoform X1, which codes for MEYEEPDVPPADTPIKRGGVVSKKTHLTQIEVIPCKICGDKSSGVHYGVITCEGCKGFFRRSQLPTVSYSCSRQSNCQIDRASRNRCQHCRLQKCLAQGMSRDAVKFGRMSKRQRDSLIAEVEKHRQQQQQQQQLQGDTQSVLSYPTKARQDRSPQLLQPMASAYSFAGEADLLSYAADVHPYLVCSPNESQVQGMIYRGSGVSPTSRSQGRGDNSGHPDMRAFDSRQPSHDLMGIHPYNHLEDPYSMYPHSLRNIDELCASIVRSHRETSQYRVEELQALKWKVFSREEYQAYQSKSVDEMWQHCAIRLTDAVQYVVEFAKHIPGFRMLSQNDQIALLKTGSMEVVLVRMSRFFNTENNTVFFDGKFAGVELFKSLACGDLITAVFDFAHDMCALKLTEQQIALFSALVLINADRPCLEDRGKVQRVQRSVEMGLTHILHRDNQDSLMHKLYQRMAVLRSLCSLHMEKLRWFSQRYPLTAHSLFPPLYKELFASEAELLPGTTH
- the rorc gene encoding nuclear receptor ROR-alpha A isoform X2; amino-acid sequence: MEYEEPDVPPADTPIKRAQIEVIPCKICGDKSSGVHYGVITCEGCKGFFRRSQLPTVSYSCSRQSNCQIDRASRNRCQHCRLQKCLAQGMSRDAVKFGRMSKRQRDSLIAEVEKHRQQQQQQQQLQGDTQSVLSYPTKARQDRSPQLLQPMASAYSFAGEADLLSYAADVHPYLVCSPNESQVQGMIYRGSGVSPTSRSQGRGDNSGHPDMRAFDSRQPSHDLMGIHPYNHLEDPYSMYPHSLRNIDELCASIVRSHRETSQYRVEELQALKWKVFSREEYQAYQSKSVDEMWQHCAIRLTDAVQYVVEFAKHIPGFRMLSQNDQIALLKTGSMEVVLVRMSRFFNTENNTVFFDGKFAGVELFKSLACGDLITAVFDFAHDMCALKLTEQQIALFSALVLINADRPCLEDRGKVQRVQRSVEMGLTHILHRDNQDSLMHKLYQRMAVLRSLCSLHMEKLRWFSQRYPLTAHSLFPPLYKELFASEAELLPGTTH
- the rorc gene encoding nuclear receptor ROR-alpha A isoform X3 — protein: MMMRAQIEVIPCKICGDKSSGVHYGVITCEGCKGFFRRSQLPTVSYSCSRQSNCQIDRASRNRCQHCRLQKCLAQGMSRDAVKFGRMSKRQRDSLIAEVEKHRQQQQQQQQLQGDTQSVLSYPTKARQDRSPQLLQPMASAYSFAGEADLLSYAADVHPYLVCSPNESQVQGMIYRGSGVSPTSRSQGRGDNSGHPDMRAFDSRQPSHDLMGIHPYNHLEDPYSMYPHSLRNIDELCASIVRSHRETSQYRVEELQALKWKVFSREEYQAYQSKSVDEMWQHCAIRLTDAVQYVVEFAKHIPGFRMLSQNDQIALLKTGSMEVVLVRMSRFFNTENNTVFFDGKFAGVELFKSLACGDLITAVFDFAHDMCALKLTEQQIALFSALVLINADRPCLEDRGKVQRVQRSVEMGLTHILHRDNQDSLMHKLYQRMAVLRSLCSLHMEKLRWFSQRYPLTAHSLFPPLYKELFASEAELLPGTTH